One window of Henckelia pumila isolate YLH828 unplaced genomic scaffold, ASM3356847v2 CTG_525:::fragment_3, whole genome shotgun sequence genomic DNA carries:
- the LOC140873185 gene encoding NAC domain-containing protein 46-like has product MYVQFPKMEQGGSAAGPSQLTSASGDFRVEELPPGFRFHPTDEEIIVHYLMKKIMDRRFDARAIGEADLNKSEPWDLPQKAKTGEKEWFFFCQRDRKYPTGMRTNRATVCGYWKATGKDREIKCKSRNSLVGMKKTLVFYRGRAPKGEKTNWVMHEYRLEGDFSNYNFSKAAKEEWVVCKVFHKSIVAKLASNESHLLDTSPSPSPTHLPPLTDYHSCSNINNQKPDSSFTVDPGHEYKVNISNSSSRIILNNPRVPTLQHAQRNFLPPHNLMTTTYHESNSRLPNPNSLFYPQIPLQNPSAFPYQASPSLGMGSISSYATNLPFKGTGVDQENLIRHCKMERFSGNDSMVSHSQETGLSAEVVNEITSVVSKGDIESKIGPIFGDDQELEGLSFSPNNISDFDSLWRY; this is encoded by the exons aTGTACGTGCAGTTTCCGAAAATGGAACAAGGGGGGTCTGCTGCAGGTCCGTCTCAACTAACGTCGGCTAGCGGCGATTTTCGGGTGGAGGAGTTGCCTCCGGGGTTCCGATTCCATCCCACGGACGAGGAGATTATTGTTCATTATCTTATGAAGAAGATCATGGATAGAAGGTTCGATGCCAGAGCTATTGGAGAAGCTGATCTCAACAAGTCTGAACCTTGGGATTTGCCCC AAAAAGCAAAGACGGGAGAAAAAGAATGGTTCTTCTTTTGCCAAAGAGACAGAAAATACCCGACGGGGATGAGAACAAATAGGGCAACAGTGTGTGGATATTGGAAGGCAACAGGAAAAGATAGGGAGATCAAATGCAAGAGTAGAAATAGCCTTGTTGGGATGAAAAAGACCCTTGTTTTTTATAGAGGGAGAGCTCCTAAAGGGGAGAAAACCAATTGGGTCATGCATGAATATAGGTTGGAGGGTGATTTTTCAAATTACAACTTCTCCAAGGCAGCCAAG GAAGAATGGGTTGTTTGCAAAGTTTTTCACAAGAGCATAGTAGCCAAACTAGCAAGCAATGAGTCTCATTTGTTGGATACTAGTCCTAGTCCTAGTCCTACACATCTTCCCCCATTGACAGACTACCATTCATGTTCCAACATTAATAATCAAAAGCCCGATTCGAGCTTCACCGTCGATCCTGGCCATGAATACAAGGTGAATATTTCCAACTCATCATCAAGAATAATCTTGAACAACCCTAGGGTGCCAACATTACAACATGCCCAAAGAAACTTCCTCCCCCCTCACAATCTCATGACCACAACATATCATGAATCCAACTCTCGCCTTCCGAATCCGAACTCCCTTTTCTACCCTCAAATTCCTCTTCAGAATCCATCAGCATTCCCCTATCAAGCCTCACCATCTCTTGGCATGGGTTCAATTTCGAGCTACGCGACTAACTTACCCTTCAAGGGTACTGGTGTTGATCAAGAAAACCTGATCAGGCATTGCAAAATGGAGCGTTTTTCGGGTAACGATTCAATGGTCAGCCATTCTCAAGAAACTGGACTGAGTGCTGAAGTGGTTAATGAAATAACTTCCGTAGTTTCCAAAGGAGACATCGAAAGCAAGATTGGACCAATATTTGGTGATGATCAAGAGCTTGAGGGCCTATCTTTTAGTCCAAATAATATTTCGGATTTCGATTCTCTGTGGAGGTACTGA